A region of Streptomyces sp. TG1A-60 DNA encodes the following proteins:
- a CDS encoding D-alanyl-D-alanine carboxypeptidase, whose protein sequence is MAGTSPDRSKRYESSAGSTSGKTSAGSTSGTEAPTPEPGASGPLPAQQSPDPRLAISRGPSPKPDQATAVFSRKALLEGSEAEDLKPAETLPAATGPAATEPAEEPAVTEPAVTERDATKPAAPASAGSKSAESRSVGSKSAEPEADKAETAGKMSAGPEVDEPEADQVDAVGAGGADGSGSGGTGAEGTDGAGADATGPDVDAGHVEGSGKAADGSGGSEGSEGSVGDAEAQADEVGDRGVDAEPGAGAEAEGGDAHPRVRGDAAPAPTAPTASAARLPAVEAGKRAEADGDAEPRAAAQARGAGQVAADRPEDGAEPKGMTTPGSAVGTRPRPAGEAAADATHGVRSGAAGAGEPGSAGESGAGSASAGDEPEATDGADAPEGPPAADDGIRTGGAGGKSVGDGEAEAAGPVDHPTAVFRTPRAPAVDQPTTMLKLGGGDTDPADADAEVSQDGGPEKDKAAPEPPVERTSTFVALKSLDEAAPPKASASPAASDNPALSPAEATRAVPQVGPELTTQQPLPPRPPLDLLAELTNTPPPRQTPVRTIVRRVKIWTPLVVLLVIVFAVVQAVRPLPAPTLALTADASYAFEGEKASLAWPDEGQGWMDVNGIGTMDSFGEQKPVAIGSVAKAMTAYVILKEHPMKAGAKGETIPVDAKAETEGGYDKDGESTLNTLKEGDRLSQYDALAAIMIPSANNIARLLARWDGNGSEEAFVKKMNAAAKDLGMTDTTYTDPSGLKDSTVSTAEDQVKLGNALVKMKALTDITKLPYWHDPSGRRWDNYNRLVPYNNAIGIKTGSTTAAGGNLLFAATQEVGGETVIVVGAILGQHTPPIIDTVNAVSKTAMIAAQEALTASTILKKGDVVGYVDDQLGGRAPVVVTEDVSAVGWAGKTVRLELDASDSVPHEAKAGTKVGSLVVGDGSGDGVEVPVALQKDLTEPGFGAKLTRVS, encoded by the coding sequence GTGGCGGGCACGTCCCCCGACAGGTCGAAGCGGTACGAGTCGTCGGCGGGGTCGACATCGGGGAAGACGTCGGCGGGTTCGACGTCGGGGACCGAGGCACCGACCCCGGAACCCGGAGCTTCCGGCCCGCTCCCGGCCCAGCAGTCCCCGGACCCACGCCTCGCGATCTCCCGCGGTCCCTCCCCGAAGCCCGACCAGGCGACGGCGGTCTTCTCCCGCAAGGCACTGTTGGAGGGATCCGAGGCGGAGGACCTGAAGCCGGCCGAGACGTTGCCCGCCGCGACAGGGCCCGCTGCGACGGAACCCGCCGAGGAACCCGCTGTGACGGAACCCGCTGTGACGGAACGGGACGCGACGAAGCCTGCGGCGCCGGCGTCGGCCGGGTCGAAGTCGGCGGAGTCGAGGTCGGTTGGGTCGAAGTCGGCTGAGCCGGAGGCGGACAAGGCGGAGACCGCCGGGAAGATGTCCGCTGGGCCCGAGGTCGACGAGCCCGAGGCGGACCAGGTCGATGCGGTGGGCGCCGGTGGCGCGGACGGCTCGGGCTCCGGGGGCACGGGCGCCGAAGGCACGGACGGTGCGGGGGCGGACGCCACTGGGCCGGACGTGGACGCCGGTCACGTCGAGGGGTCGGGCAAGGCCGCGGACGGCTCGGGCGGTTCAGAGGGCTCGGAGGGCTCAGTCGGTGACGCGGAGGCGCAGGCCGACGAGGTCGGGGACCGGGGCGTCGACGCGGAGCCGGGCGCCGGGGCTGAGGCCGAGGGCGGTGACGCTCACCCGCGCGTGCGGGGTGACGCTGCGCCCGCCCCTACAGCCCCTACCGCCTCGGCGGCACGACTGCCCGCAGTCGAGGCGGGGAAGCGGGCGGAAGCCGACGGCGACGCGGAGCCCCGGGCAGCGGCGCAAGCCCGGGGAGCCGGCCAAGTGGCTGCCGACAGGCCCGAAGACGGGGCTGAGCCGAAGGGCATGACAACGCCCGGCTCCGCCGTCGGTACACGGCCTCGCCCGGCCGGTGAGGCGGCGGCCGATGCCACGCACGGCGTGCGGTCCGGCGCCGCGGGCGCGGGGGAGCCCGGGTCCGCTGGTGAGTCCGGTGCGGGCTCCGCTTCGGCAGGCGACGAGCCGGAAGCCACCGACGGCGCGGACGCCCCGGAAGGGCCGCCCGCGGCTGACGACGGAATCCGCACGGGTGGCGCGGGTGGGAAGTCGGTGGGCGACGGCGAAGCCGAGGCGGCCGGGCCGGTGGACCACCCGACCGCGGTCTTCCGTACCCCCCGGGCGCCCGCTGTGGACCAGCCCACCACCATGCTCAAGCTCGGCGGCGGCGACACCGACCCGGCCGACGCGGACGCCGAGGTCTCCCAGGACGGCGGCCCCGAGAAGGACAAGGCGGCGCCCGAGCCCCCGGTCGAGCGCACCAGCACCTTCGTGGCACTGAAGTCACTGGACGAGGCGGCCCCGCCCAAGGCGTCGGCGTCGCCGGCGGCTTCGGACAACCCCGCCCTGAGCCCGGCGGAGGCGACGCGGGCCGTACCGCAGGTGGGGCCGGAGCTGACCACGCAGCAGCCGTTGCCGCCGAGGCCGCCGCTGGATCTGCTGGCGGAGCTGACGAACACACCGCCGCCGAGGCAGACCCCGGTACGGACGATCGTCCGGCGGGTCAAGATCTGGACCCCGCTGGTGGTCCTGCTGGTGATCGTGTTTGCGGTCGTACAGGCAGTGCGCCCCCTCCCGGCGCCGACGCTCGCGCTGACCGCCGACGCGTCGTACGCCTTCGAGGGTGAGAAGGCCTCCCTGGCGTGGCCCGACGAGGGCCAGGGCTGGATGGACGTGAACGGCATCGGCACGATGGACAGCTTCGGCGAGCAGAAGCCCGTGGCCATCGGCTCCGTCGCCAAGGCGATGACCGCGTACGTCATCCTCAAGGAACACCCGATGAAGGCCGGCGCGAAGGGCGAGACGATCCCCGTCGACGCGAAGGCGGAGACCGAGGGCGGCTACGACAAGGACGGCGAGTCCACCCTCAACACCCTCAAGGAGGGCGACAGGCTCAGCCAGTACGACGCGCTCGCGGCCATCATGATTCCGTCCGCGAACAACATCGCGCGGCTGCTCGCCCGCTGGGACGGCAACGGTTCCGAGGAGGCGTTCGTCAAGAAGATGAACGCCGCAGCCAAGGACCTCGGCATGACCGACACCACGTACACCGACCCCTCCGGCCTGAAGGATTCGACGGTCTCCACGGCCGAGGACCAGGTCAAGCTCGGCAACGCGCTGGTGAAGATGAAGGCCCTGACGGACATCACCAAGCTGCCCTACTGGCACGACCCCTCGGGCCGGCGCTGGGACAACTACAACCGTCTCGTGCCGTACAACAACGCGATCGGCATCAAGACCGGCTCCACCACGGCGGCCGGCGGCAACCTGCTCTTCGCGGCCACCCAGGAGGTCGGCGGTGAGACGGTGATCGTCGTCGGCGCGATCCTCGGCCAGCACACGCCGCCGATCATCGACACGGTCAACGCGGTCAGCAAGACCGCGATGATCGCCGCCCAGGAGGCGCTGACCGCCAGCACGATCCTGAAGAAGGGCGATGTCGTCGGATACGTCGACGACCAGCTCGGCGGCCGGGCCCCGGTCGTGGTCACCGAGGACGTCTCTGCGGTCGGCTGGGCCGGCAAGACCGTCAGGCTGGAACTCGACGCGAGCGACTCCGTCCCGCACGAGGCGAAGGCGGGTACCAAGGTCGGCTCCCTCGTCGTCGGCGACGGCTCCGGCGACGGCGTCGAGGTACCGGTCGCCCTTCAGAAGGACCTCACCGAGCCAGGCTTCGGAGCGAAGCTGACCCGCGTGAGCTGA